In one Plasmodium falciparum 3D7 genome assembly, chromosome: 14 genomic region, the following are encoded:
- a CDS encoding protein arginine N-methyltransferase 1 has product MTNKFNKINKNNYETREAVYYDKGNRINSNKEKEMKEFKEEELKEFFNKWNPFYKEKLNSEIEKKNFINFDGEKKMENGNNEYFNSYNYIHIHEDMIKDEVRTRTYYDSIRKNEHLIKDKIVLDVGCGTGILSFFAATHGAKHVYSIEKSDIIYTAIKIRDENNLTDKVTFLKGLAEEIELPVDKVDIIISEWMGYCLLYENMLDTVLYCRDKWLKEGGLIFPDKAHMYIAGIEDSLYREEKFDFWKNCYDLNFSSVLPIIKEEVVIDYVDRNFVVTDTCCILTLDLNTCTPDQLSFVSPFQLKMIRKDYLHALVIWFDISFSACHTEVNFTTGPYGAHTHWKQIVLYTDHIITAERNETLKGIFALKRNQKNKRHLDMKLHYIFDGVHTKAKSTQLFNIS; this is encoded by the coding sequence atgacgaACAAAttcaacaaaataaataagaacaATTACGAAACACGAGAAGCAGTTTATTACGATAAGGGAAATAGAATTAATTCGaacaaagaaaaagaaatgaaagaGTTTAAGGAAGAAGAACtaaaagaattttttaataaatggaATCCGTTTTATAAAGAGAAATTGAATAGTGAGatagaaaagaaaaactttataaattttgatggagaaaaaaaaatggaaaatggaaataatgaatattttaattcatacaattatatacatatacatgaAGATATGATAAAAGATGAAGTAAGAACACGAACATATTATGATTctataagaaaaaatgaacatttaataaaagataaaatagtTTTGGATGTAGGTTGTGGTACAGGTatcctttctttttttgcaGCAACTCATGGTGCCAAACATGTTTATAGCATTGAAAAGagtgatataatatatacagctataaaaataagggatgaaaataatttgaCTGACAAAGTAACTTTTCTTAAAGGATTAGCCGAAGAAATTGAGTTACCTGTTGATAAGgttgatataataatatccgAATGGATGGGatattgtttattatatgaaaatatgctTGATACAGTTTTATATTGTAGAGATAAATGGTTAAAGGAAGGTGGATTAATTTTTCCTGACAAAgcacatatgtatattgcAGGAATCGAAGACAGTTTATATAGAGAAGAAAAATTTGATTTTTGGAAAAATTGTTATGATTTAAATTTTTCATCTGTTTTACCAATAATTAAAGAAGAAGTTGTTATAGATTATGTAGATAGAAATTTTGTTGTAACAGATACATGTTGTATACTAACATTAGATTTAAATACATGTACACCAGATCAATTATCATTTGTTTCACCGTTTCAATTAAAAATGATCAGAAAAGATTATTTACATGCTCTTGTCATATGGTTtgatatatcattttctGCTTGTCATACGGAAGTTAATTTTACCACAGGACCATATGGAGCACATACTCATTGGAAACAAATTGTTCTTTACACTGATCATATTATAACAGCTGAGAGAAATGAAACATTAAAAGGTATATTTGctttaaaaagaaatcaaaaaaataaaagacatCTCGATATGAAGTtgcattatatttttgacGGTGTGCATACCAAAGCAAAGTCAACACAATTATTTAACATTAGCTAg
- a CDS encoding 60S ribosomal protein L21: MGGKSRGKRSGTRYKFSKKFRKHGECTANKYLEKLNYGDYVDIVCDSTQQKGMPFNYYHGKTGKIFHITKRGVGVLVNKRVKHRIEQKKVCVRIEHVRKSRCNEDFLLRKIKNAELIKEAKLKNEHINIKRKTEGPKPAAMIKVPPSKIITIEPLPFYEEY; encoded by the coding sequence atgggAGGAAAATCAAGAGGAAAAAGGTCAGGTACAAGATATAAGTTTTCTAAAAAATTTAGAAAACATGGAGAATGTACTGCAAATAAGTatttagaaaaattaaattacgGTGATTATGTTGATATAGTTTGTGATTCTACCCAACAAAAAGGTATGCCgtttaattattatcatgggAAAACAGGAAAAATATTTCACATAACCAAAAGAGGTGTTGGTGTATTAGTAAATAAAAGAGTTAAACATCGtattgaacaaaaaaaagtttGTGTAAGAATAGAACATGTTAGAAAATCAAGATGTAATGAAGATTTCttattaagaaaaattaaaaatgctgaattaattaaagaagccaaattaaaaaatgaacatatcaatattaaaagaaaaactgAAGGACCCAAACCAGCAGCTATGATTAAAGTACCACCATCAAAAATTATTACCATAGAACCATTACCATTTTATGAAGAATATTAA
- a CDS encoding MORN repeat protein, putative, whose product MSRIIYSDEKKTKGKYIYANGNVYEGEFKNEKFHGEGMLIFKDQGKYKGKWENGKFVDGKYYFSDGLQYEDNWTYLIDSPYFYNEKINNNEIIYTEEKKNSYLDDIYDIGDGYCDIDKQIVYDFKDNKEIRKINEREKNWIKNHCSKY is encoded by the exons ATGTCAAGAATTATTTATTCAgacgaaaaaaaaactaaagggaaatatatttatgcaaATGGGAATGTATATGAGGGtgaatttaaaaatgaaaaatttcaTGGGGAAg gTATGTTAATTTTTAAGGATCAAGGAAAATATAAGGGCAAGTGGGAGAATGGGAAGTTTGTTGATGGTAAATATTATTTCAGTGATGGATTACAATATGAAGATAATTGGACTTATTTAATTGACAgtccttatttttataatgaaaaaattaataacaatgaaattatttatacagaagaaaaaaaaaattcatatttgGATGATATTTACGATATTG gGGATGGGTACTGTGACATTGATAAACAAATTGTTTATGACTTTAAGGATAACAAAGAAATTAGAAAAATCAATGAGAGAGAAAAAAATTGGATAAAAAATCATTGTTCAaagtattaa
- a CDS encoding transcription factor BTF3, putative, whose product MEKISPEILAARAKLKEKMGGNLRQIGGKGSARRKIKKVHKNSISNEKKINIILKKIGASYFGDVDEICVYRTGDTFLEFKKPKLCASLQSNTYIVTGKFNEHKIDINKLFEGLKGNKNLDMNLLEKIKNDPNIKNILNKESGDTPKREEDEQEANDVPDLVENFEEVSKE is encoded by the coding sequence aTGGAAAAAATATCACCAGAAATATTAGCTGCCAGAGCTAAACTAAAAGAAAAGATGGGAGGTAACCTAAGACAAATAGGTGGTAAAGGTAGTGCTAGAAGAAAGATAAAGAAAGTACACAAAAATTCAATATcgaatgaaaagaaaatcaatatcattttaaaaaaaataggtGCTTCTTATTTCGGTGATGTAGATGAAATATGTGTTTATAGAACAGGAGATACTTTCTTAGAATTTAAAAAACCAAAACTTTGTGCATCCTTACAAtctaatacatatattgttACTGGTAAATTTAATGAACACAAAATAGATATAAACAAACTTTTTGAAGGattaaaaggaaataaaaatttagatATGAACCTtcttgaaaaaattaaaaatgatccaaacataaaaaatattttaaataaagaatcAGGAGATACACCAAAAAGAGAGGAAGATGAACAAGAAGCTAATGATGTACCAGATCTAGTAGAAAATTTTGAAGAAGTTTccaaagaataa
- a CDS encoding dynein intermediate chain, putative, translating into MIDYYYCYSKNKSDIGKKCLFKKSKSQIIGRIEANEELKKKYIYKENIYYNDDNIKKYSEQYVNIESLKLENKFFYHNEGGWTKDVDISEQQNKIKYIKRLDKDINLINSLKILMNETTKILNKNNSINIYEEYFKNDLQNEENFKIKSILVIKDTMRKYQRFITSIKWSTDNTYKLAISYCVNDYQKILHNSPKNCLLYNLNQINNPYQTLYSKTFIKCMRFNHKNSDLLLAGSYDGTVNLWDLRKKNTLCESSSINVSHKNTVHDIIWLQTKTNNHCLSISSDGLSLIWDIRNFAEPIESFYLNKDPSEICELVETANNELHDLSKISNDINNNNNNNNNNILYNNNTNINTMNKSLHNNTTATKNLYYSPNCLEWNLEAGPSKILIGTDEGYILSLSKRQAKNLELLQKYGASNEKHLSSITSIKRIPINLKYFLSTDKWGFNIWSEDIKFPIISNYYNECVINKGLWIYDSLFFMIIRKDGYLDFWNLLYNFNQPIIKHKICNCSITEIDSHANNKYVAIGNEMGDIHILKLGDSFCKNSSEEKNALDELFERESKREKNLEYIRKQLNCVKKTKEYLNVQDIEILEDVLRETEREYESIA; encoded by the coding sequence ATGATTGATTACTACTATTGCTATTCCAAAAACAAAAGCGACATCGGTAAGAAGTGTTTATTTAAGAAAAGCAAGAGCCAGATAATAGGAAGGATTGAAGCAAACGaggaattaaaaaagaaatatatttataaagaaaatatatattacaatgatgataatataaaaaaatatagtgaGCAGTATGTAAATATTGAGAGCttaaaattagaaaataaatttttttatcataatgaAGGTGGATGGACAAAAGATGTAGATATAAGTGAACAACAaaataagataaaatatattaagagattagataaagatataaatttaattaatagtttaaaaatattaatgaatgaaacaacaaaaatattaaataaaaataatagtataaatatatatgaagaatattttaaaaatgatctacaaaatgaagaaaattttaaaataaaatctaTATTAGTTATTAAAGATACAATGAGGAAATATCAAAGATTTATTACATCTATTAAATGGTCTAcagataatacatataaattagCTATATCATATTGTGTAAATGATTATCAAAAAATTTTACATAATTCACCTAAGaattgtttattatataatttaaatcaaATTAATAATCCTTATCAAACATTATATTCtaaaacatttataaaatgtatgagatttaatcataaaaattCAGATCTATTATTAGCTGGTTCTTATGATGGTACAGTAAATTTATGGGatctaagaaaaaaaaatactttatGTGAATCATCATCTATAAATGTAAGTCATAAAAATACAGTTCATGATATTATATGGTTACAAACAAAAACGAATAATCATTGCTTATCTATATCGAGTGATGGTTTATCTTTAATTTGGGATATACGCAATTTTGCTGAACCCATTGAATCCTTTTATTTGAATAAAGATCCTTCAGAGATATGTGAGCTAGTCGAAACAGCAAACAACGAACTACATGATCTTTCAAAAATATCTAACgatataaacaataataataataataataataataatatcttgTATAATAACAACACAAACATAAATACAATGAATAAATCATTACATAATAATACCACTGCTactaaaaatttatattacagCCCAAATTGTTTAGAATGGAATCTAGAAGCTGGACCATCCAAAATTTTAATAGGAACAGATGAAGGATATATCTTATCTTTATCCAAAAGACAAGCCAAAAATTTAGAACTACTACAAAAATATGGAGCATCAAATGAAAAACATCTTTCTAGTATTACAAGTATTAAAAGAATACCAatcaatttaaaatattttttatcaacAGATAAATGGGGATTTAATATCTGGTCAGAAGATATTAAATTTCCAATCAtttcaaattattataatgaatgTGTTATTAATAAAGGTTTATGGATTTATGATTCTTTATTCTTTATGATAATACGAAAAGATGGATACTTAGATTTCTGGAATCtactttataattttaaccAACCTATTATTAAACATAAAATTTGTAATTGTTCAATCACTGAAATAGATTCACAtgcaaataataaatatgtagcTATCGGAAATGAAATGGgagatatacatatattgaaACTTGGAGATAGCTTTTGTAAAAATTCGAGcgaagaaaaaaatgcaCTTGATGAATTATTTGAGAGAGAATCGAAACGTGAAAAAAATCTAGAGTACATCCGAAAACAACTTAATTGTGTCAAGAAAACAAAGGAATATTTGAATGTTCAAGATATTGAAATTTTAGAAGACGTATTAAGAGAAACCGAACGGGAATACGAATCAATAGCATGA
- a CDS encoding zinc finger protein, putative, which translates to MNEELNKMINSFQIKEKEGKEVNKNNNIEKNQNIDLNIYPNMSNYVDIGSNIYVEQIKNISKEEVTKKKSILNSKYISSKNNEFVVAQLYELNNYNENNIYEDRNLFSNSTNIYSNDNNMKKYLIQKCGKKNIKKRMDILNQENNNMGIHKNIVYDDNNNNKNVTYDDNNKNVTYDNNNKNVTYDNNNKNVTYDNNNKNVTYDNNNKNVTYDNNNNNSCSIIKYELRKTSICKYWIKGICANVECNFAHGEHELKYTFGVYKTTICKHWKKNGMCSSGIHCRHAHGESELQPKNLPLHLLKKKNNLKNKNQTKSFHTNKELTINEYNDRSANNRNVEHMYKNKVDPLKNNNNNNDNIYYYGNEENQKDVNIFRMDTFYNNIFDSRNHMDKPPPHNINNNNSNNNNNNNIVSVEGKPINHNTPNILNDGNYTNHLNHSNYIYNNEKEENEKRNFNYYDTCKNIWNYQICKDDNNLLNNNEKTFFFFSNVNNNKMVECNNMNNIFNDIHKKENTITLNNNSNNVINIKKNIIDDADISKVTNVHIYKDDHLKNTPINNKKKETRLSQGKKNTYLKVNFFNNKNKDNNYNNNIIVDTNNNNNNNNVIKNDHNKINNNNLIFQNSRFMDHTGACDTIKSGDTTKSGDHIKSGDHIKSGDTIKNVENFVNYTNSNNISNINISINCNNYEKYINNMSFINNKESSNINKDDVYNGNMDNHNHHVNNNNTLCNTSLSDLCSNNSSESKKQEAVCLNKNDTHDIIKNVSNNMKRFSLYMNPINNNNNNNNNNNDDTSNNVQFINNYTNDYFYYDEKKDEEQHNPYDNKNNKIKGFRNINIRIIKKEDEQEHTNEKNNTIFNKNVNEIMYSKEITNMNNINRSSDEYITNNNMDNDNNIMNNTLYPWKENKFKNVDMLNIYKINKDDYLHTDIVKNIDCVISPYKDPNIIMDRINDDNNINMDNLLFTYNEQMNNHHNNKKWNVFNNSIILEKNEKITNSKKKNNYKIHQRQNINKNVSDNNENINNKNVISKDKFKIINSYIDYKLNYHKNNKYSYNNMEHNIKNVNEQSSINNNNNNNNNILYTTTKDLRNNIHTINFNDTKNIINSDDYFVDHNYNYNYNYNYNYNYNYAYDNIELSNKNMKDVINLYTYVVNKKNEKNIYTSTNNIICNDEYIKKEDCGDCQMVESTQMFDEEINCSPENKSNNNNNINSNNININSSSSSNNNNNNNNYYYNDYHDDDNNNNIMNHSYYNHINDSYYYQFNDLHSKENQQKYTYNINNLIHNMKLLNTEYESPLNSEQEKTILKNIAVDRNNNININNITLPTLQDNQMNNYKKYTNDLGSVSEGYTSTYNDTLKMHSETFMDSQNGMYILPQYVTRECINSPYDSSLFTDENREEKKDNKEREIIGNMLYDEHICMDDEDLFGRSHLFNIFNNEEEIDINQKDNYYDRDDHNDYHRDDHNDYDRDDHNDYDRDDHNNYHRDDHNNHHRDDNNNHHRDDHNNHHRDDNNNHHGDDVIYEETKKTDNIEIPLKDNDIMINNSYNDSLINYNKYFVKEHEYNNINNNNKIEENLKIKNSYDTSSKQNYKENNMFHDVDNFTSLLLHINNYNEKDFMNFKNEDYTLNKEIYFNECKYVKEIKNIDQDNTKELGIVLQNDDQISESDMRTKKMIYSIFIKEEETKKNKNLENICYTNEQEKYNNLSIINQKQNITMDIIKNVDELSFDNMEQMNIKINDNQMYNEQVMDNMEDRIEKINILTNDNIQNGIHNNNNNIIEEKQSLKDNN; encoded by the coding sequence atgaatgaagAGTTGAATAAGATGATAAATAGTTTCCagataaaagaaaaggagGGAAAGgaagtaaataaaaataataatatagaaaagaatcaaaatatagatttaaatatatatccaaatATGAGTAATTATGTTGATATAGGATCTAATATTTATGTTgagcaaataaaaaatatatcaaaagaagaggttacaaaaaaaaaaagtatattaaattcaaaatatatatcgtCAAAGAATAACGAATTTGTAGTAGCacaattatatgaattaaataattataatgaaaataatatatatgaggACAGAAATCTTTTTTCGAAttctacaaatatatatagtaacgacaataatatgaagaaatatttaatacaaaaatgtggaaaaaaaaatataaaaaaaaggatggACATATTAAatcaagaaaataataatatgggaattcataaaaatatagtatatgatgataataataataataaaaatgtaacatatgatgataataataaaaatgtaacatatgataataataataaaaatgtaacatatgataataataataaaaatgtaacatatgataataataataaaaatgtaacatatgacaataataataaaaatgtaacatatgacaataataataataatagttgtAGTATCATTAAATATGAACTACGGAAGACATCAATTTGCAAATATTGGATAAAAGGGATTTGTGCTAATGTCGAATGTAATTTCGCCCATGGGGAACACGAACTAAAATATACATTCGGTGTATATAAAACAACTATATGCAAACATTGGAAAAAAAACGGTATGTGTTCTAGTGGTATTCATTGTAGACATGCACATGGGGAAAGTGAATTACAACCAAAAAATTTACCtttacatttattaaaaaaaaaaaataatttgaaaaataaaaatcaaacAAAATCTTTTCATACAAATAAAGAACTTAccataaatgaatataatgatCGTTCTGCAAATAATAGAAATGTTGAACATATGTATAAGAATAAGGTAGatcctttaaaaaataataacaataataatgataatatttattattatggaaATGAGGAGAATCAAAAAGATGTGAATATTTTTAGAATGGACACATTTTACAACAATATTTTTGATAGTCGAAATCATATGGATAAACCCCCCCCACACAACatcaacaataataatagtaataataataataataataatattgttagTGTTGAGGGGAAACCAATTAACCATAATACACCTAATATCCTTAACGATGGTAATTATACAAATCATTTAAATcattcaaattatatatataataacgaaaaggaagaaaatgaaaagagAAATTTcaattattatgatacatGCAAAAATATATGGAACTATCAAATTTGTAAAGATGATAACAATCTattgaataataatgaaaagacttttttttttttttctaatgtaaataataataaaatggtagaatgtaataatatgaacaatatatttaatgacatacataaaaaagaaaatacgaTAACATTAAAcaataattcaaataatgtaattaatataaaaaaaaacataatagaTGATGCTGATATATCCAAAGTTACAaatgttcatatttataaagatgatcatttaaaaaatacacctattaataataaaaaaaaggagacTAGATTATCacagggaaaaaaaaatacatatttaaaagtAAACTTTTTCAATAACAAGAACAAGgacaataattataataacaatataatagTAGATactaacaataataataataataataatgttatcaagaatgatcataataaaattaataataataatttaatatttcagaATAGTAGATTTATGGATCATACGGGAGCCTGTGATACTATAAAAAGTGGTGATACTACAAAAAGTGGTGATCATATAAAAAGTGGTGATCATATAAAAAGTGGTGAtactataaaaaatgttgaaaattttgttaattatacaaatagTAACAACAttagtaatattaatatatctataaattgtaataattatgaaaaatatattaataatatgagttttattaataataaggaatcaagcaatataaataaagatgatGTTTATAATGGGAATATGGATAATCATAATCAtcatgtaaataataataatacccTTTGTAACACCAGCTTGAGTGATTTGTGTAGTAATAATTCTTCTGAGTCCAAAAAACAAGAAGCTGTATGTCTCAATAAAAACGATACtcatgatataataaaaaatgtatccAATAATATGAAACGGTTTTCTCTCTACATGAAtcctattaataataataataataataataataataataatgatgatacgTCTAACAATGtacaatttattaataattatacaaatgattatttttattatgatgaaaaGAAGGATGAAGAACAACATAACccttatgataataaaaataataaaattaaagggTTTCGTAATATCAACATtcgtattataaaaaaagaagatgaaCAAGAACATACTAATGAGAAGaataatacaatatttaataaaaatgtaaatgaaATTATGTATAGTAAAGaaataacaaatatgaataatataaacagaTCTTCAGatgaatatattacaaataataatatggataatgataataatattatgaataacaCATTATATCCAtggaaagaaaataaattcaaaaatgttgatatgttaaatatatacaaaattaaTAAGGATGATTATTTACATACAGATATTGTTAAGAACATAGATTGTGTTATAAGTCCATACAAAGATCCCAACATAATTATGGATAggataaatgatgataataatataaatatggataatttattatttacatataacgAACAAATGAAcaatcatcataataataaaaaatggaacgtttttaataattctattattttagaaaagaatgaaaaaattactaatagcaaaaagaaaaataattataagatACATCAAAGgcaaaatattaataaaaacgTTTCAGATAATaacgaaaatataaataataagaatgtaATTAGTAaagataaatttaaaattataaattcttatattgattataaattaaattatcataaaaataataaatatagttataataatatggaacataacataaaaaatgtgaATGAGCAAAgtagtataaataataataataataataataataatatattatatacaacaACAAAAGatttaagaaataatattcatacaaTCAATTTTAatgatacaaaaaatataattaatagtGATGATTATTTTGTagatcataattataattataattacaatTATAATTACAATTACAATTACAATTATGcttatgataatatagaattatctaataaaaatatgaaagatgttattaatttatatacatacgttgttaataaaaaaaatgaaaaaaatatttacacgtccactaataatattatatgtaacgatgaatatattaaaaaggagGATTGTGGTGATTGTCAGATGGTAGAGAGTACGCAGATGTTCGACGAGGAAATAAATTGTTCTCCggaaaataaaagtaataataataataatattaatagtaataatattaatattaatagtagtagtagtagtaataataacaataataataataattattattataatgattatcatgatgatgataataataataatattatgaatcattcttattataatcatattaacGATTCATATTACTACCAATTTAATGACCTTCATTCAAAAGAGAATCAACAAAAATACacatacaatataaataacctaatacataatatgaaattattaaatacagAATATGAGTCTCCTCTAAATTCTgaacaagaaaaaacaattttaaaaaatatcgCTGTGGACAGAAATAACaacattaatattaataacattACATTGCCTACTCTTCAAGATAACcaaatgaataattataaaaaatatacaaatgatTTAGGATCGGTATCAGAAGGATACACATCTACATATAATGATACGTTAAAAATGCATAGTGAAACATTTATGGATTCGCAAAATGGTATGTACATTTTACCACAATATGTAACACGTGAATGTATTAATAGTCCATATGATAGCTCTCTCTTTACAGATGAAAATAGGGAAGagaaaaaagataataaagaacGAGAAATAATAGGTAATATGTTATATGATGAGCACATTTGTATGGATGATGAAGACTTATTCGGAAGAAGTCacctttttaatatatttaacaatgaagaagaaatagATATTAATCAAaaggataattattatgataggGATGATCATAATGATTATCATAGGGATGATCATAATGATTATGATAGGGATGATCATAATGATTATGATAGggatgatcataataattatcatagggatgatcataataatcatcatagggacgataataataatcatcatagggatgatcataataatcatcatagggacgataataataatcatcatgGTGATGATGTTATATATGAGGAAACGAAAAAAACAGATAATATAGAAATCCCGTTAAAAGACAATGAcataatgataaataattcatataacgatagtttaattaattataacaaatattttgTTAAAGAACAtgaatataacaatataaataacaataacaaaatagaagaaaacttaaaaataaaaaatagctATGATACAAGTTCtaaacaaaattataaagaaaataatatgtttcaTGATGTGGATAACTTTACATCTTTACTactacatataaataattataatgaaaaggattttatgaattttaaaaatgaagattatACCTTGAACAAAGAAATATACTTTAATGAATGCAAATATgttaaagaaattaaaaatatagatcAGGATAATACAAAAGAGTTGGGAATAGTTTTACAAAATGATGACCAAATATCGGAAAGCGATATGAGGACAAAGAAAATGATTTATTCTATTTTCATCAAAGAAGAAGaaacaaagaaaaataaaaatttagaaaatatatgttatacaaATGAACAggagaaatataataatctaTCTATAATTAat